The following proteins are encoded in a genomic region of Pungitius pungitius chromosome 17, fPunPun2.1, whole genome shotgun sequence:
- the LOC134107119 gene encoding uncharacterized protein LOC134107119: MAERRTVKESHKWTPEETRRLIRFRAENEKDFMKSKTMAKQQWEKFVKEIGLEGKVTGQQASKKWENLKQKYKELRTPKTGSGTDQGEVTVATWQYYGDMHEVLGARPAMDPPVVVASFQPAEDPMTILMDIVEPSTSELSTTAASWTPDTGTSTPAATSATTSRRRSNPIMEFMIEEALQEQRRHEESEAKSQRFLDLFERMIEKM; this comes from the exons GGACACCTGAGGAGACTCGGCGGCTCATCCGCTTCAGGGCAGAGAATGAAAAAGACTTCATGAAGTCCAAAACAATGGCCAAACAACAATGGGA GAAATTTGTGAAAGAGATTGGCCTAGAGGGCAAGGTGACTGGACAGCAGGCTTCCAAAAAATGGgagaatttaaaacaaaaatacaag GAATTGAGGACTCCAAAAACCGGCTCAGGGACAGACCAGGGTGAGGTCACTGTTGCTACATGGCAGTACTATGGAGACATGCATGAGGTTTTGGGTGCCCGGCCTGCGATGGACCCCCCTGTGGTGGTGGCATCATTCCAACCAGCAGAGGATCCCATGACAATCCTCATG GATATTGTGGAGCCCTCTACCTCAGAGCTCTCCACCACAGCAGCATCCTGGACCCCTGACACAGGAACCAGTACCCCAGCAGCAACAAGTGCCACCACATCTAGGAGGAGGTCCAATCCTATTATGGAGTTCATGATCGAGGAGGCCCTTCAGGAGCAAAGGCGCCATGAAGAGAGTGAGGCGAAGTCACAGAGGTTTTTAGACCTCTTTGAAAGAATGATTGAAAAGATGTGA